One window of Quercus robur chromosome 5, dhQueRobu3.1, whole genome shotgun sequence genomic DNA carries:
- the LOC126727575 gene encoding coniferyl alcohol acyltransferase-like yields the protein MGSEGGGGELIVKVRKREVVAAVLPLQEYWLPLSNLDLLLPPVDVGVFFCYKKNTSLLGKDLSNNFGSKVGVLKKALAQALVTYYAFSGEVVSNPVGHEPEILCNNRGVDFVEAFAEAELKDLDFYNPDDTIEGKLVPKKKHGVLAVQATELKCGGLVVACTFDHRIADAYSANLFLVSWAEMAQSKPISTVPCFRRSLLNPRRPGSIHPSLNDMYVPVTSLPPPKDPQPGDDYLISRIYYIKADQLNLLQSLATTTNGCRRTKLESFSAFLWKMVAKHAILNNVDKKITKMGIVVDGRTRLSDRDIDKASLMGSYFGNVLSIPYGGKEVNEIDENPLSYVANEVHDFLDGAVTKEHFLGLIDWVESHRPVPGLAKIYCSGSEDGPAFVVSSGQRFPESKVDFGWGKPIFGSYHFPWGGDSGYVMPMPSPSCNGDWIVYVHLLKGQVELIETEAAHLFRPLTFDYLQHCAI from the exons ATGGGTTCCGAAGGAGGTGGAGGAGAGTTGATTGTGAAAGTGAGAAAGAGGGAGGTTGTGGCTGCAGTGCTGCCATTGCAGGAGTATTGGCTACCACTATCCAACCTAGACTTGCTTCTACCCCCAGTTGATGTGGGTGTGTTTTTCTGTTACAAGAAGAACACCAGCTTATTGGGAAAGGACCTCTCTAATAATTTTGGCTCCAAGGTTGGGGTTCTTAAGAAGGCCTTGGCCCAAGCTCTCGTGACATACTATGCTTTTTCTGGTGAGGTGGTGTCAAACCCTGTTGGTCATGAACCTGAGATTCTTTGCAATAACCGTGGTGTGGACTTTGTCGAAGCTTTTGCTGAGGCAGAGCTTAAAGACCTCGACTTTTATAACCCTGATGACACCATTGAAGGCAAACTTGTGCCCAAGAAGAAGCATGGTGTGCTCGCTGTCCAG GCAACCGAGCTCAAGTGTGGTGGGTTGGTTGTGGCGTGCACGTTTGACCATAGAATTGCCGACGCCTACTCGGCCAACCTATTTCTTGTGTCATGGGCTGAGATGGCTCAGTCAAAACCCATCTCTACGGTGCCATGTTTTCGTCGTTCTTTACTCAATCCTAGACGCCCTGGTTCAATTCATCCATCTTTGAACGACATGTATGTTCCAGTGACCTCATTGCCTCCACCCAAAGACCCACAACCTGGTGATGATTATCTTATTAGCCGCATATACTACATTAAAGCTGACCAACTCAACCTGCTCCAATCACTAGCTACCACAACCAATGGTTGCAGGAGGACTAAACTAGAGTCCTTTAGTGCCTTCTTGTGGAAGATGGTTGCTAAACATGCTATTCTTAACAATGTGGACAAAAAGATAACCAAAATGGGCATTGTTGTGGATGGTAGGACAAGGTTAAGTGATAGAGATATAGACAAAGCTTCACTCATGGGGTCTTACTTTGGAAATGTGCTATCCATACCCTATGGAGGCAAGGAAGTAAATGAGATTGATGAAAATCCATTGAGTTATGTGGCCAATGAAGTTCATGATTTCTTGGATGGTGCAGTGACCAAGGAACATTTCTTGGGGCTCATAGATTGGGTGGAGTCTCATCGTCCAGTGCCAGGGTTGGCTAAGATATATTGTAGTGGGAGTGAAGATGGACCAGCTTTTGTGGTATCATCAGGGCAAAGGTTCCCGGAGTCAAAGGTGGATTTTGGATGGGGTAAGCCAATATTTGGGTCATACCATTTTCCATGGGGAGGTGACTCAGGGTATGTGATGCCAATGCCAAGTCCAAGTTGCAACGGTGACTGGATTGTGTACGTGCACCTCTTGAAGGGCCAAGTGGAGTTGATAGAGACTGAAGCTGCTCATCTCTTTAGACCCTTGACTTTTGATTATCTCCAACATTGTGCTATTTAA